The Burkholderia latens genome segment GCCGCATCCATGATGCGTGCGTTGATCTTGCCGTACCGGACGATGATCGCGACCGGCTTGTGCCGCGTGCAGAGCGACACAATGTCGTCCTCGGTCGGTTGCTTGCCGGCGAACACGACGTCGAACTGCGCCAGCATCTCGAGCGCTTGCGGCGCGAGGTCGGCGGCGGTCACGAGGACCACGGGCTTGTGCGAAGCGGCCAGCATCACAGCACCTCGTCTTCGGCCAGCATGCCCGCCGCGCGCAGTTCCTTCTCGATCCAGCCCGGACGAAGATCGCCCTTGTGAATCGCCGCAATACGCGCGGTCTCTACGTCGAGCTTTTTCTGCGCGAGATCGACGATGCGCGCAACGTCGGCGCGCGGAATGACGACGATGCCGTCGGCGTCCCCGACCACCAGGTCGCCCGGATTGACCGCCGCGCCGCCCAGCGAAATCGGTGCATTCACGCGTCCCGCGATGCTTTTGGTCGGCCCGCACGGATTGAGGCCGGCCGAGAAGATCGGGTAGTCGCCGTTGGCCAGTTCGTGCGCGTCACGTACCGCGCCATCGATCACGATGCCGGCGATGCCGCTCGCCTTCGCCTGCGCCGCCATGATTTCACCGAGCAGCGCGCACGAGATGTCGCCCTTGCCATCGACGACGACGACGTCGCCCGGCTTCGCGACGGCAAGCGCCGCATGGATCGCCAGGTTGTCGCCCGCGCGAACTTCGACCGTGATCGCAGGGCCGGCAACCTTCATCGTCGGCGACAGCGGGCGCACACGGCCATGCACCGTGCCGCGGCGGCCGGCGACGTCGGCCAGGATCGCGGCTTGATAGCGCGCGGCGGCCTGAACCAGTTCGGGCGGCACGCGCTCGATGTCGCGATTGATCGGAGAAGGGCTGATGGATGGCTTGCTCATGATTCGACCTCGGGTTGAGTGTTGTACTCTGTACAACACTGGTGTACATGGTGAAATCACTATAACCATCAGGCGTGCACGATGACACTGGCGTTTACCCTTTTACGTGGTAAACCAGCGTTTTACTCTGTACAATATCTGGAGAGAATCGACGGGAGAGACAGAATGGGAAACGACGGGGTCGTTGCCGTGGAAAAGGCGCTTTCGCTGCTGGACTGCTTCAAGCCCGGCGCCGAATCGCAGTCGCTTGCGATGCTGTCGCAGGCATCCGGCATGCACAAGACGACGGTCTATCGGCTCATGAATTCGCTGGAGCGAATGGGGTATGTCGTGCGCGCGCAATCCGGCAACTATTCGCTTGGACACCGCGTGCTGTACCTCGGCAAACTGTATGAGCAGTCATTCCATCTGTCCACGGTAGTCGAACCGGCGCTGCACGCGCTGGCCGCGCTGACGAAAGAAAGCGCGTCGTACTACGTGCACGACAACGGGCAGCGGCTTTGCCTGTTTCGCGCCGAGCCGTCCGAAGGCCTGCGTGAAACGCGGCTCGCGGGGACGATGCTGCCGCTCGACGACACGGCCATCAGCCATGTGATCCGCTTCTGGGGACTCGGCGAACCGATTTATGACACGCCACCCGCACTGCCCCTTTTCACCGCCGGCGCGCGCGATGTGCACACGGCAGCGTTCGCGGTGCCGATCTTTGGTGCAGGCGACAAGTTCATGGCGGCGCTGACGCTTTCCGGTCCCGCGTCTCGCCTCAGCGTCGCGCACGAGTCGGGGGAACTGGATCGGCCGCAACTGGACGCAGCGGCCGATCTATCCCGCAAGCTCGGCGCGAGTGTCGCGCTCTGCGAGAACATCTACGGCTCACGCTGAACGACGATACCCGTCACCTCGGCGAAACCACGATCGCCGCCCGCCGATTCTGCATTCTTCCGGCCGGCGTGCGGTTATCGCCGACCGGATCGCTCTTCCCCTTGCCGACGATCGAAATCCGCTTCCCGTCCAGCCCCGCATCGACAAGCTCACCGGCCACCACCTCGGCCCGTCGCCGGGACAACTCCAGGTCGTAAGCCGCATCCCCTTCCTGATCCGAATACCCGTACACCCGGACCCCGTTGATTTCCGCCGACTTCAACGTCCTGCCGATCCGCTCGACGATCCGCCTGACATCCGGCTTCAGGTTATACCGATCGAAGTCGAACAGGATCGGCCCGGCCGAACCGAACTCGAAACCCTGGTCGGTCTCGTGAAACCCGGCCGACTTCAGCGCCGTGACCTGCGTCTGCGTGAGCCCCCGATGCAACGGCGCCGTCTTGCAGCCGACAAGCAGCACGCACAGCAGCACCGCGCCCCCGACGCCCATCCTCCCAATGCTCATTGGCAACGAGCTTTTCATGATCGCGTCCCCTTCGTGCGCCCGCGTCGCGTGCGCTTTTTATCCCGCAGCTGCGGCCTCGTCCGCAGCGCGAAACGATTGCCATCAAACTCGCCCGGCAACACCTTCCGCCAGTTGCCACGAACCCGGCCGCGCTCGCTTGGCGCGGTACATCGCGGCATCCGCCGCGCGCAGCAGACCGCTCGCGTCCGACGCGTGATCGGGATACAGCGCAACGCCGACACTCATCATGGTGGCCACCATGTGTCCGTCGGACAGCGCGATCGACGGCGCCATGCCGGACAAGATCTCGTCGGCGATCCGGCACACGCTGTCCGCTTCGCGCACGCCGGCCAGCATCACCGCAAACTCGTCGCCCCCGAGCCGAGCGACCAGATCGGTCTCGCGCACCTGCGTGCGCAGCCGCGCCGCGACGCCAACCAGCACCGCATCGCCGGCGTCGTGGCCCAGGCCGTCATTGATTTCCTTGAAGCGATCGCAATCGAGATACAGCACGGCGACCCGCTGCCCCGTCACCACGGCATCGCACAACGCAACCGACAGACGCGACTCGAACTGCGCGCGATTGGGCAAACCGGTGAGCGCGTCGTGCGTTGCCTTGTGCTCGAGCGATGCGTTCTCGTCGCGCAGCGTGTTCTGCCATTCTTCGAATTCGTCGAGCAGCGCGTTGAAGTCGTCGCCGAGCTGGTTCAGCTCCGCGATCGCCACCGGCTCCACGCGCCGTGCGAACGCACGCTCGCGCCGCACGGCGTGCGCGACGCCGGCGAGCGCGCGCAGCGGCGCGACGATGTTGTGCAGCAGCCGCTTCGAGCTGATGTAAGCGCCGAACATACTGACGACGAGGCAGCCGAGAATGCCGCCGATGCCGCCGACCAGGAACCCGAAGAACTGGTG includes the following:
- a CDS encoding IclR family transcriptional regulator → MGNDGVVAVEKALSLLDCFKPGAESQSLAMLSQASGMHKTTVYRLMNSLERMGYVVRAQSGNYSLGHRVLYLGKLYEQSFHLSTVVEPALHALAALTKESASYYVHDNGQRLCLFRAEPSEGLRETRLAGTMLPLDDTAISHVIRFWGLGEPIYDTPPALPLFTAGARDVHTAAFAVPIFGAGDKFMAALTLSGPASRLSVAHESGELDRPQLDAAADLSRKLGASVALCENIYGSR
- a CDS encoding diguanylate cyclase domain-containing protein; protein product: MTRSAPPVAPSRVPRPTLQSVLRRAHLRLAFVAVAMAAVSLIVVAVIALRAYAGNNLNLLARSLGYTVEAALVFGDRVAANEAIATIAGDEDVAQIVVVDGNGQLFATWKLPARGGIASLERGVAGLVLPGPANVPVMHDGIVVGQVIVRGRGHQFFGFLVGGIGGILGCLVVSMFGAYISSKRLLHNIVAPLRALAGVAHAVRRERAFARRVEPVAIAELNQLGDDFNALLDEFEEWQNTLRDENASLEHKATHDALTGLPNRAQFESRLSVALCDAVVTGQRVAVLYLDCDRFKEINDGLGHDAGDAVLVGVAARLRTQVRETDLVARLGGDEFAVMLAGVREADSVCRIADEILSGMAPSIALSDGHMVATMMSVGVALYPDHASDASGLLRAADAAMYRAKRARPGSWQLAEGVAGRV
- a CDS encoding OmpA family protein, which produces MKSSLPMSIGRMGVGGAVLLCVLLVGCKTAPLHRGLTQTQVTALKSAGFHETDQGFEFGSAGPILFDFDRYNLKPDVRRIVERIGRTLKSAEINGVRVYGYSDQEGDAAYDLELSRRRAEVVAGELVDAGLDGKRISIVGKGKSDPVGDNRTPAGRMQNRRAAIVVSPR
- a CDS encoding RraA family protein, whose protein sequence is MSKPSISPSPINRDIERVPPELVQAAARYQAAILADVAGRRGTVHGRVRPLSPTMKVAGPAITVEVRAGDNLAIHAALAVAKPGDVVVVDGKGDISCALLGEIMAAQAKASGIAGIVIDGAVRDAHELANGDYPIFSAGLNPCGPTKSIAGRVNAPISLGGAAVNPGDLVVGDADGIVVIPRADVARIVDLAQKKLDVETARIAAIHKGDLRPGWIEKELRAAGMLAEDEVL